The nucleotide sequence TACGTCAATTTGAACTTGCTCGATCTGTTCAATTGCGACCTTATAATGCAATCGCATTCTCTGGTCCAATTGctgtttttgtttctgtctttctaatTTATCCACTAGGTCAATCTGGTTGGTTCTTTGCGCCTAGTTTTGGTGTAGCGGCTATATTTCGATTCATCCTCTTTTTCCAAGGGTTTCATAATTGGACATTGAACCCATTTCATATGATGGGAGTCGCTGGTGTACTGGGCGCGGCTCTGTTATGCGCTATTCATGGTGCTACTGTAGAAAATACTTTATTTGAAGATGGTGATGGTGCAAATACATTCCGTGCTTTTAACCCAACTCAAGCCGAAGAAACTTATTCAATGGTCACCGCTAACCGCTTTTGGTCACAAATCTTTGGGGTTGCTTTTTCCAATAAACGTTGGTTACATTTCTTTATGTTATTTGTACCAGTAACTGGTTTATGGATGAGTGCTCTTGGAGTAGTCGGTCTAGCTTTGAACCTACGTGCCTATGACTTCGTTTCCCAGGAAATCCGTGCAGCGGAAGATCCGGAATTTGAGACTTTCTAtactaaaaatattcttttaaacgAAGGTATTCGCGCTTGGATGGCGGCTCAAGATCAGCCTCATGAAAACCTTATATTCCCTGAGGAGGTTCTACCACGTGGAAACGCTCTTTAATGGAACTTTAGCTTTAGCTGGTCGTGACCAAGAAACCACTGGTTTCGCTTGGTGGGCCGGGAATGCCCGACTTATCAATTTATCTGGTAAACTATTGGGAGCTCATGTAGCCCATGCCGGATTAATCGTATTCTGGGCCGGAGCAATGAACTTATTTGAAGTGGCTCATTTTGTACCTGAAAAGCCCATGTATGAACAAGGATTGATTTTACTTCCCCACCTAGCCACTTTAGGCTGGGGGGTAGGTCCTGGGGGAGAAGTTATAGACACCTTTCCATACTTTGTATCTGGAGTACTTCACTTAATTTCTTCTGCAGTTTTGGGCTTTGGCGGTATTTATCATGCACTTCTGGGACCCGAAACTCTTGAAGAATCTTTTCCATTTTTCGGTTATGTATGGAAAGATAGAAATAAAATGACCACCATTTTGGGTATTCACTTAATTTTGTTAGGTGTAGGTGCTTTTCTTCTAGTATTCAAGGCTCTCTATTTTGGGGGCGTATATGATACCTGGGCTCCAGGAGGGGGGGATGTaagaaaaattacaaacttGACTCTTAGCCCAAGTgttatatttggttatttactaAAATCTCCCTTTGGGGGAGAAGGATGGATTGTTAGTGTGGACGATTTGGAAGATATAATTGGAGGGCATGTATGGTTAGGTTCCATTTGTATATTTGGTGGAATCTGGCATATCTTAACCAAACCTTTTGCATGGGCTCGCCGCGCACTTGTATGGTCTGGGGAGGCTTACTTGTCTTATAGTTTAGCTGCTTTATCTGTTTGTGGTTTCATTGCTTGTTGTTTTGTCTGGTTTAATAATACTGCTTACCCTAGTGAGTTTTACGGACCTACAGGGCCAGAAGCTTCTCAAGCTCAAGCATTTACTTTTCTAGTTAGAGACCAACGTCTTGGAGCTAACGTGGGGTCTGCTCAAGGACCTACAGGTTTAGGTAAATACTTAATGCGTTCCCCGACTGGAGAAGTTATTTTTGGAGGAGAAACAATGCGTTTTTGGGATCTGCGTGCTCCCTGGTTAGAACCTTTAAGGGGTCCTAATGGTTTGGACTTAAGTAGGTTGAAAAAAGACATACAACCTTGGCAAGAACGACGTTCTGCAGAATATATGACTCATGCTCCTTTAGGTTCCTTAAATTCTGTAGGGGGCGTAGCTACTGAGATCAATGCAGTCAATTACGTCTCTCCGAGAAGTTGGTTATCTACCTCTCATTTTGTTCTAGGATTCTTCCTATTCGTGGGTCATTTATGGCACGCGGGAAGAGCTCGGGCAGCGGCAGCAGGATTTGAAAAAGGAATTGATCGTGATTTTGAACCTGTTCTTTCTATGACTCCTCTTAACTAAAGTAGTAGTTAAAATAGGAAAGTAAAAATCGGGTCATATTAAAAagtcttctttctttcaattCAATCTCGTTTTTTCTGGCTCGGCTGGATAGTATAGCCGAGCCATTCTCCTTTTTTATGATGCTAAGAAGTAAAAAAAgccaataaagaaaaaaatctattcatccaacaaaaggagagagagggattcgaaccctcgatagttattttttatgaaCTATACCGGTTTTCAAGACCGGAGCCATCAACCACTCGGCCATCTCtccaaaagataatttctattttatcttttttttcgcCAAATAGAACATAGCTCGATGAGTTAATACGATCACTATGTAGAAAAAGATATAGGGTGTGACTTTCTTTATAAGTCTATCAATTGGTCTATATAAATGAGATACATGATCCAGTCTACCCATTTGTGAAGTAAAAAAGAACCTTTAACTTCATGTCCGAATAGAATAAAAGTGGTAAAAAGAAGTTGGAAATAAGGCATCTCGAATAAAcggattcatgataaaatccctttatttattaaaatttttttagtgGGTAAGAGGATTAAATGGTGTATATTGTTAATAGCTTGGAGGATTAAAAACATGACTATTGCTTTTCAATTGGCTGTTTTTGCATTAATTATTACTTCATCAATCTTACTGATTAGTGTACCCGTTGTATTTGCGTCTCCTGATGGGTGGTCGAGTAACAAAAATGTTGTATTTTCTGGTACATCTTTATGGATTGGATTAGTCTTCTTGGTGGGTATCCTTAAT is from Brassica napus cultivar Da-Ae unplaced genomic scaffold, Da-Ae ScsIHWf_1846;HRSCAF=2482, whole genome shotgun sequence and encodes:
- the LOC125599360 gene encoding LOW QUALITY PROTEIN: photosystem II CP43 reaction center protein-like (The sequence of the model RefSeq protein was modified relative to this genomic sequence to represent the inferred CDS: deleted 1 base in 1 codon) gives rise to the protein MNRRIAMTIALGKFTKDEKDLFDIMDDWLRRDRFVFVGWSGLLLFPCAYFALGGWFTGTTFVTSWYTHGLASSYLEGCNFLTAAVSTPANSLAHSLLLLWGPEAQGDFTRWCQLGGLWAFVALHGAFALIGFMLRQFELARSVQLRPYNAIAFSGPIAVFVSVFLIYPLGQSGWFFAPSFGVAAIFRFILFFQGFHNWTLNPFHMMGVAGVLGAALLCAIHGATVENTLFEDGDGANTFRAFNPTQAEETYSMVTANRFWSQIFGVAFSNKRWLHFFMLFVPVTGLWMSALGVVGLALNLRAYDFVSQEIRAAEDPEFETFYTKNILLNEGIRAWMAAQDQPHENLIFPEEVLPRGNLFNGTLALAGRDQETTGFAWWAGNARLINLSGKLLGAHVAHAGLIVFWAGAMNLFEVAHFVPEKPMYEQGLILLPHLATLGWGVGPGGEVIDTFPYFVSGVLHLISSAVLGFGGIYHALLGPETLEESFPFFGYVWKDRNKMTTILGIHLILLGVGAFLLVFKALYFGGVYDTWAPGGGDVRKITNLTLSPSVIFGYLLKSPFGGEGWIVSVDDLEDIIGGHVWLGSICIFGGIWHILTKPFAWARRALVWSGEAYLSYSLAALSVCGFIACCFVWFNNTAYPSEFYGPTGPEASQAQAFTFLVRDQRLGANVGSAQGPTGLGKYLMRSPTGEVIFGGETMRFWDLRAPWLEPLRGPNGLDLSRLKKDIQPWQERRSAEYMTHAPLGSLNSVGGVATEINAVNYVSPRSWLSTSHFVLGFFLFVGHLWHAGRARAAAAGFEKGIDRDFEPVLSMTPLN